In the Rubrivivax gelatinosus IL144 genome, GGTTGATGCCCGAGAGCACCAGGTCGGGCTTGTGCGGCAAGAGGCCGGTCAGCGCGACGTGCACCGAGTCGGACGGCGTGCCGTTGACGACGCGGAAGCCCTGCACCGGCTCGCCACGCGCCTCGAAGACCGACAGCGGCCGGTTCAGCGTCAGCGCGTTGGAGGTGCCGCTGGCGTTCTGCTCCGGGGCGATGACGTCGATCGTGCCCAGGCCCTCGCAGGCCTTGACCAGCGCGGCGATGCCGGGGGCGAGGTAACCGTCGTCGTTGGCGATCAGGATGCGCATCGGGGCATTGTAGGGAGTCGGCCGGGCGTCGCCTGCGCGACGGCCGTGGCCCGCGGCGCTGCCTAAGATGCCGCCCACCCCCGAGAGGAGAAGACGATGAAGGCCTGGCTCTGCGAATCGCTGGACGGCGTCGCCGGCATGCACTGGCGCGAGCTGCCGACGCCCGAGCCGGCGCCCGGCGAGGTGCGTGTGGCGATCCGCGCCGCGAGCCTGAACTTCCCCGACCTGCTGATCGTCGAGGGCAAGTACCAGGCGCGCCCGCCGCTGCCCTTCGTGCCCGGCGCCGAGTTCGCCGGCGTCGTCGAGGCGCTGGGCGAAGGCGTGACGACGCTGGCCGTCGGCCAGCCGGTGGCGGTCATCGGCACCCACGGCGGCTTCGCCACCCACGCCTGCGTCGATGCCGGCCGCGCGATCGCGTTGCCGCCGGGCTTCGCGCTCGAGGACGCGGCGGCCTTCGCCTTCACCTACGGCACCTCGCAGCATGCGCTGCTCGACCGCGGCGCGCTGCGCCCCGGCGAGACGGTGCTGGTGCTGGGCGCCGCGGGCGGCGTCGGCACCGCGGCGCTGCAGATCGCCAAGGCGGTCGGAGCGCATGTCATCGCCGCGGCCTCCGGCGCCGAGAAGTGCGCGCTGTGCCGCGAGCTGGGCGCCGATGCCGTCATCGACTATTCGGTGGAGAACCTGCGCGATGCGCTGAAGGCCTTGACCGGCGGCCGCGGGCCCGACCTCGTCTACGACCCCGTCGGCGGCGAGCTGGCCGAGCCGGCGCTGCGCTCGATCGCCTGGCGCGGGCGCTACCTGGTCGTCGGCTTCGCCAGCGGGGCGATCCCGGCCCTGCCCTGGAACCTGGCGCTGCTCAAGGGCGCGTCCATCGTCGGCGTCTTCTGGGGCGAGTTCGTGCGCCGCGAGCCGCAGGCCAGCGCTGCGGCCATCGGCCAGCTCGCGCGCTGGTACGCCGAAGGCCGCATCAAGCCCGTCGTCGGCGCCCGTTTCGCGCTCGAAGACTTGCCCCAGGCTTACGAGCGCATGGCCTCGCGCCGCGCCCTGGGCAAGCTGATCGTCGTTTGTGGCAACTGAGGCAGGGGGTCCACCTTTCCGGGCGCGAAACGAACGCGCTAGGATGGCGCACGATCGAATACGGGGAGGTCGGCTATGGCCGTAAAGGTGCTGATCCTGGAAGACAACCCGGTGGCGCGAAGTTTCCTCTGCCGGGTCGTTCGTGAGAGCTTCAGCGACGCGAATCACATCACCGAGGCCGGGGACCTCGAAACGGCGCGCCGCCACATCACGCTGGCGGGCGGCGCGACCGGCCTGCACGGTGTCGACCCCTTCAAGCTGATCCTGATCGACCTGGAGCTGCCGGACGGCAACGGCATGGAGCTGCTGGCCGAACTCGCGCACTACCCGGCGACGAAGATCGTCACGACGCTGTACTCAGACGACGAGCACCTGAGCCCTGCAGCACGGTGCCGACGGCTACCTGCTGAAGGAGGACCGCTTCGAGGTCCTCGTCGAGGAGTTGCAGAAGATCGTGCGCGGCCAGCCGCCGCTGTCGCCGGCGATCGCACGCCGGCTGCTGACCCACTTCCGTCAGGGCGCCGGCCCCGACGTCGCGCCCGACAGCGGCTTCGTCAACACCACCGGCTTCACGACCAGCCGGCCGGTGCCGATGGAGAAGGCGCTGCCCGAGCACGAACGCCTGACGCCGCGCGAGAGCGAGGTGCTCACCTACCTCAGCAAGGGCTTCACGATCAAGGAGATCGCGAGCCTGATGGGCATCAAGTGGTTCACCGTCAACGACCACATCAAGTCCATCTACAAGAAGCTGAACGTCTCGAGCCGGGCCGAGGCCGCGGTGCTCGCGAGCAAGCAAGGACTGGTCTGAGCGCCCGGCGGCCCGCCGCCGCCCCCATCATCGCCATGACGGAACGCCCCGCCGTCCCCGGCGATTCGAGCTTCGCGAACTCGGCGCTGGAGCCCACGCTCGGCACCGACCTGCCCCAGCACTGGACCGGCTGGCGACGCCAGCTCCTCGTCGTGCTGACGGTGCTCGGCTGCCTCGGGCTGCTGGCGCTGACACGCTGGCTGGCGGCCAGCCCGGCGCTCGACGTGGTGCTGCTCGGCGCCACCGGCGCTCCGCCGACGGTGTTGTCGACCTCGGTCCCGGCGCTGGAGCCCATGGTCGGGCGGGCCCCGATCGCGCTGCGCAACGCCGACGGCCGCGAGGTCCGGGTCGACGCGCTGCTCAACGAACACTCGCCGCGCTGGCAGGTCGACGACGCGGTGCGCGAGCGCGTCGTCGCGCAGCAGGAGGCGCTGGCCGAGGTGCTGGAAGGCCGGGAGGTCTTCGTCGAGTTCCGCAACGGCATCGAGCTCCCGGTGCTGGCGCGGCCGCGCGGATTCGACGGCCTGGGCCTGCTGTACTGGCCGCTGACGGCGCTGGCGCTGGCGGTCTACCTCGTCGGCGCGATCGTGCTGCTGGCACGCCCGCAGGGCCGCAACGTCGTCTACCTGTTCGTGATGCTGAGCCAGGCGGCGACGCTGCTGTTCATCGCCGTCGGCTCGATGCGCGGCCTGGGGCTGCCCGCCGGCTTCGCGACCGTCGAGCCGCTGGCGCGCATGGTGCTGGACCTGGCCGTCGGTGCCGCCGTGCTGCACGCCTTCACGCAGCACCCGCGGCTGCTGCCGCACCGCCAGGCGATCGCCGCGGCCGGCTGGCTGCCGGTCTTCGTGCTGCCGGTGCTGGCGCACAGCGGCGCGCTGAGCCACGTCTGGTGGTGGACGCAGGGCGCGCTGCTGGCCCAGGGCGCGGCGGCGCTGGCGACGATCTCCTGGTCCTACCGCATCGAGGCCAACCCCTTCGCCGCGGTGCTGCGCCGCCTGGGCGTCTTCACCCTGGCTGCATTCGCGCTGGTGACGCTGGGCATGGCCGCCGCCGCCGGGACGACGGGCAGGCCGGGCACCGTGGCCGCCGCCGGCTCGCTGGTCTGGACGCTGTTCTTCACCTCGCTGCTGCTGCTGGTGCCCTTTCTGTCGCGCTCGCGCATGGCGCTGCGCGAACTGGCGATGCTGGCCGGCATCAGCACGATCGCGGTCTCGCTGGACCTGCTGTTCGTCGCCCTCTTCTCGCTCGGCCCGTTCACATCGCTGACGCTGGCGGTGTTCCTGGCGCTGGGCGCCTACGCCGGGGCGCGGCAGTGGATCCTCAACCAGACGATAGGCTCGGAGGTGCTGACCACCGAGCGCACCTTCGAGCAGCTCTACCGCGTCGCCCGCGAGTTGCAGAAGCAGCCCTCGCGCTATTCGACGCTGGTCGCCGAACTGCTGCGCGAGCTGTTCGAGCCGCTTGAGGTGCTGCGGCTGGAGCGCGACTCGCCGCGCGCCTCGGTGGTCGGCGGCGGCGCGGCGCTGGTCGTGCCGGTGCGCAGCAGCCGCGGCGGTGGCCGGCCGCTGTCGCTGGTGCTGCGTTTCGCGCGCCGCGGCCAGCGCCTGTTCTCGCGCGACGACGCCCGGCTGGCCGAGCGTGTCGTCGACCAGCTCAAGCGCGCCGTCGCCTACGACCAGGCGGTCGAGCGCGGGCGCAACGAGGAGCGGCTGCGCATCGCCCAGGACCTGCACGACGACATCGGCGCCCGCCTGCTGACGCTGATGTACCAGGCGCAGACCCCTGAGATGGAGGACTACATCCGCCACACGCTGCTCGACCTGAAGACGCTGACGCGCGGGCTGGCGGCGGCCAACCACCGCCTGTCGCACGCTTCGGCCGAGTGGAAGGCCGACCTGACCCAGCGCCTGACGGCCGCCCAGGTGCAGCTCGGCTGGTCGGTCGAGTTCGACCGCGACGTGCGGCTGACGGTGGTGCAGTGGTCGGCGCTGACGCGCGTGATCCGCGAGTTGGTGACGAACTCGCTCTACCACGGCCACGCGTCGCGCGTGGACCTGCAGATGGCGCTGCACGGCACGCGGCTGACGCTGGCGGTCAGCGACGACGGCGACGGCCGCGCACCCGAGGGCTGGGCCCACGGCCTGGGGCTGGGCGGCGTGCGCAAGCGCGTCAAGCTGCTGGGCGGCGAGGTGCGCTGGCGCGAGAACGGCCCGCGCGGCATCGTCTGCGAGGTGCTGGTGCCCGACTTCCAGACGCCGGACGAGGACGGCTGAGCCGCCGCAGCGTGATCGGCGTGAACGGCGTCAGCGGCGCCAGCGCCGCCGCAGGTCCAGCAGGTGGGCGACACCCGCGGCCGCCAGCCCGGCGGCCACCCAGGTCCAGGCGGCGCCGGCCAGCGCCGCACGCACCGCCAGCATCAGCGCCAGGCCGGCGCAGAGGTTGGCGACGAAGTCACGCGGCGCCAGGCCGCGCCCGGTGCGCGCGTGCCAGATCCAGAGGACCAGGGCCTCCAGCAGCGTGACGGCGATGACGAGGTCGACGAGCGCCACGCGCCGTGTCAGACCCGCGCCAGGCCCAGCAGGTGCGCGATGTCCTTGAAGAAGATGCGCACGTGGGCCATCGGCTTGCGCCGCGTCAGCCGCTTGTTCATGTACGAGTCGAAGGTCAGCTGCTGCACGTCCTTGTCCTTGCAGATGCTGACGAAACGCTCGCGGCGCTTGTCGCTGGAGTACCAGAAGCGCTGCAGGATGCCGAGGATCCAGAACACGCGGCCGTGCTCGCGCATGAAGTTGCGGCGCGCGCCGGCCAGCGCCTTGGCGTCGCCGGTGCGCAGCATCTCCAGCACCGCCTCGGCGGCGAAGCGGCCGCCGGCCAGCGCGTAGTAGATGCCCTCGCCCGAGGCCGGCGCGACGACGCCCGAGGCGTCGCCGGCGAGCACGACGTCGCGGCCGTTGTCCCAGCAGCGCAGCGGCTTCAGCGGGATCGGCGCGCCTTCGCGGCGGATCGTCTTGCAGTTCGCCAGGCCGGCGTCCTCGCGCAGCTTGGCCGTCGCGTTGCGCAGCGAGAAGCCCTTGTCGGCGCTGCCGGTGCCCACGCTCATCGTCTTGCCGTGCGGGAAGACCCAGCCGTAGAAGTCCGGCGAGATCGTGCCGCGGTAGTAGACGTCGCAACGCGAGGGGTCGTAGTCGGGGTGGCCGGGTTCCGGCGCCTCGATGATCTCGTGGTAGGCGAAGACGTACTCGACCTCGTGCGCGCACGAGATCTGCTGGCGTGCCACCTCGGAGCGTGCGCCGTCGGCGCCGATGATCGCCCGGGCGCGCACCGCGGCCTCCTGGCCTTCGCCGCGTTCGCCCTTCTCGTGCGGGCGGTAGCGCACGATGGCGCAGCCGTCGGCGTCGCGGTCGATGCGCTCGAAGGTGCCGGTGCGGCGCACCGCGCCGCACTGGCGCGCACGCTCGCGCAGCCATTCGTCGAACTGCTCGCGGTCGACGAGGCCGACGTAGCCGTTCTCGATGTGGATGTCGACCTTGACGTCGGTCGGCGAGATCATCCGGGCGCACAGCGCCTTGGCGACGATCAGCTCGTCGGGAATGCCGAAGTCGCGGATCGCACGCGGCGGGATCGCGCCGCCGCAGGGTTTGATGCGGCCGGCACGGTCGAGCAGCAGCACGCTGCGGCCCTGCCGCGCGATCTCCGTGGCCGCCGTGGCGCCAGCCGGACCGCCGCCGACGACGACGACATCGAAGGTCTCCAGTTGCATCTCACTCCACCTTTGCCACCGCGGGTTCGACAAACAGGCGCGGCGTCGCGGTGGCGCGGGGCCGGGCATCGATCTTGGCCGCCAGGAAGGCGGACACCACGAAAAGCAGCGCCTCGGCTGCGAAGACGCTGGAATAGGCGACCGAGGACTCGCCCAGCAGCCAGTGAGCGAGGTCGCTGGCGCCGGTGCCGACGACACCGCCCAGGCCGAAGGCCACGGCCTGCGCCGCGCCCCACAAGCCCATGCGCACGCCTTCGCGGCCCTGCCGGCCTTCGCCGGCCAGACGCATCATCGAGCCGACGGCGGCGATCGAGAACGCGCCGTTGGCGACACCGAGCAGGAACACCGTCGCCTTGAACGGCCAGCCCGGGCCGACGATGCCGGCGCCGACCAGCGAGGCCAGGCACAGCGCCGACGCGAGGCAGCCACCCACCGACCAGGCGCGCAGCGAACCCAGGCGCTGGCCGGCCAGCGCGACCAGGATCATCCCGGTCAGCACGCCGCCGTGCTGCATGCCCGACAGCGAGGTCGACTCGCCCGGCGTGAAGCCGAAGACGGTGCCGGCGAAAGGCTCGAGGATCAGGTCCTGCGCGCTGAAGGCGAGCATCGAGACGAAGATGAAGACCGTGAAGCGGCGCGCGTCGCCGTCGGCCCAGACCTCGGCCAGCGCCTGACGGAAGTCGGGCTTGGCTTCGCTGTCGGCCGCCGGCGGCCGGCCCGCGCCTTCGACGCGGTACAGCGCGAGGTTCGCCAGCACGAAGGCCAGCACGGCGACGCCGGTCATCACCGTCATCAGTCGCGCCGGCGAATACGGGTCCAGCAGCTTGCCGGCGACGCCGGCGGTCACCGCCAGGCCGAGGATCATCATCATCCAGACGATGGTCGCGGCCGGCGCGCGGCGCTGTTCGGCCACACGCTGCGCCAGCAGCACCAGCAGCGAGGTGCCGGCGGCACCGACGCCCAGGCCGATGACGACGAAGGACACGAAGGCCGCGACGATGCCCGGCACGCGCGCCACCGGGATCAGCGCCACCGAGGCCGCGGCGCCGATGGCGCCGAGGCCCAGCACCGCCAGCCCGCCGATGATCCAGGGCGTGCGCCGGCCGCCGACGTCGGAGCCGAAGCCCATGCGCGGGCGCAGCATCTGCACCATGTAGTGCACCGCCACCAGCAGCCCGGGCAGCAGCGCCGGCAGCGCCAGCTCGACGACCATGATGCGGTTCAGCGTCGAGGTCGTCAGCACGACCATCGCGCCGATGCAGGCCTGCACCAGGCCCAGGCGGAAGACGGTGAACCAGCCGAAGTGCGCGAGCGGCGCACTCATGCCACGCCCCCGGTGGCGCGCAGCGCGAAGGCGCTGACCATCATGCCGCTGACGAACAGCGGCACGCCGAAGCCGCTGTAGAACAGCGCGCGCTTGACCGGGTCCTTCATGAACCAGACCATCAGCACGCCTTGCGCGACGAGCAGCGCGCCGATCGCCGTGGCGTGCCAGACGGCGCCCCACTGCACCAGCATGCCGATGACGATGATCTGCGGCACGGCCATCACGAGGCAGGCGGTGCGCGCGGCGCCGTCGACGCCCAGACGCACCGGCAGCGAGCCGACGCCCATCTTCTTGTCGCCTTCGATGGCCTTGAAGTCGTTGAGCGTCATGATCCCGTGCGCGCCCAGGCTGTAGAGCAGCGCCAGCGCCAGCGAGTGCGAGGCCGGCATCGCGCCGCCGGCCATCACCGCCGCACCGGTCACCCAGGCCAGGCCTTCGTAGGAGATGCCGCAGGCGGCGTTGCCCCACCAGCCGTTCTGCTTCAGGCGCACCGGCGGCGCGCTGTAGGCCCAGGCCAGGATCAGGCCCAGCACCGCGGCGCCGAAGCCCCAGGGGCCGAGCTGCGTGGCGACGAGCAGCGACAGCGCCGTCCAGCCGATCGCGATGTACAGGCCCCAGCGGCCGGGGATGCGGCCCGAGGGGATCGGACGGTTGGGTTCGTTGATCGCGTCGACGTGGCGGTCGAACCAGTCGTTGACCGCCTGGCTGGTCGCGCAGACCAGCGGCCCGGCGAGCAGCACGCCGAGGAAGACGAGAAACCAGTTCGCCGTGATCGGCTGTCCCGATGCGACGACGCCGCACGAGAAGGCCCACATCGGAGGGAACCAGGTGATCGGTTTGAGCAACTCCGCTACAGCGGACAACGCGGGCCTTGCCATGGGGCTGAATCTTGCGCTTGACAAAACAGAGCGTCAATTGTCGTTGACACAATCCCTGCCTTAGGACAAGCTCGACGGATGCTGATGAAGTCGGATGCCGCAGCCCCGCGCGCGGCCGGAAAGCAGGATCCCCAGGCGCCGGTGGCGCTGGTCGTGGGAAGCGGGTTCGGCGGCATGGCCGCTGCGGTGCGGCTGGCCGCCAAGGGCTACCGCGTCACGGTTCTCGAGAAGCTCGACGCCCCCGGTGGCCGGGCCTACGTGCACCGCCGCGAAGGCCACGTCTTCGACGCCGGGCCCACCATCGTCACCGTACCCTATCTCTTCGACGAGCTGTGGGCGCTGGCCGGGCGCAAGTTCAGCGACGACATCGAACTGAAGTCGCTCGACCCGTTCTACCGCATCCGTTTCGACGACGGCGACCATTTCGATTACAGCGGCGACCCGGCGCGCATGCGTGCCGAGGTGCGGCGCATCAGCCCGTCGGACGCCGAGGGCTTCGAGCGCTTCATGCGCGAGGCCGACCAGTGCTACGAGCTGGGCTTCCGCACGCTGGGCGACAAGGCTTTCGACACCGTCGGCGACCTGATCAAGGCCGCGCCGCTGATCGTCAAGCTGCGCGGCTGGCGCAGCCTTCACCAGATGGTGTCCAGCCATCTGAAGCACCCGAAGCTGCGCATCGCGATGAGCCTGCAGTCGCTGCTCATCGGCGGCAACCCGTTCTCGGTGACGAGCATGTACGCGCTCGTCAACGCGCTCGAGCGCCAATGGGGCGTGCACTGGGCGATGGGCGGCACCGGCGAGCTGATCCGCGGCCTGGTCGACGTCTTCGAGGGCATGGGCGGCACGATGCGGCTGAAGGCCGAGGTCAAGCGCATCGAGGTCGACAACGGCGTCGCCACCGGCGTCACGCTGGCCGACGGCGAGCGCATCCCGGCGGACATCGTCGTCTGCAACGGCGACACCGGCTACCTCTACAAGAACCTCGTCGACGCCCGCTGGCGCAAGCACTGGACCGACGCCCGCATCGAACGCGGCCACTATTCGATGGGCCTGTTCGTCTGGTACTTCGGCACCGACCGCCGCTACGAGGACGTGCCGCACCACATGATGGTGCTGGGCCCGCGCTACCGCGAACTGCTGGACGACATCTTCCGCAAGAAGAAGCTGGCCAGCGACTTCAGCATCTACCTGCACCGCCCGACCGCCACCGACCCGTCGATGGCGCCGGCCGGCTGCGACACCTTCTACGCGCTGATGCCGGTGCCGCACCTGGGCAGCGGCACCGACTGGACGACGCAGGCCGAGCCCTATCGCCAGTCGGTCCAGGAGGCGCTGGAGCGCACCGTGCTGCCCGGCCTGGGCCAGCACCTGCGCGTGTCGTTCTGCACCACGCCGCTGGACTTCCAGCACCGCCTGCTGTCGTACAAGGGCGCCGGCTTCGGCCTGGAGCCGCTGCTGCTGCAGAGCGCCTACTTCCGCCCGCACAACCGCAGCGAGGACGTGAAGAACCTGTTCATGGTCGGCGCGAGCACGCACCCCGGCGCCGGCGTGCCCGGCGTCATCATGTCGGCCAAGGCGCTGGAGTCGGTGCTGCCCGACCCGGCGACGTTCCGCCGCTGAAGCGATCGAAGACGGCCGGCCTTGCCGGCCGCTCTACTTCTCGGCTTCGGCCGGCGTGCCGCTGCCCAGGTCGCCCAGGCCGTAGCGGCGCAGCTTGACGTACAGGCTCTGGCGCGACAGGCCGAGCATTTCGGCCGCCGACGCGCGGTTGTCGCGCGTCAGCTCGAGCGCGGCCTCGATGCACAACTGCTCGATCAGATCGGTGGTCTCGCCGACGATGTCCTTCAGCGGCACGCGGCCGACCAGCTCGGTGAGCTGACCGACCGAACGCGGCAGTTCACGCGTCGTGCGCGCGTCGTGGCCCGCCAGGCGGCGGCCGACGTCGCGGATCGTGAAGCCGAGGAAGGGCCGATCGCCCTGCGCGACCATCGTCGCCGAGATCTCGACGTCGGTGACGGCGCCGTACTCGCCGCGCAGCGTCGTCGCGAACAGCCGCACCTGGCCACGCTGGCGCAGGTTGGAGATCATCACGCTCAGGTCGACGCCGGTGCGGCCGAGCCAGCGGTCCAGCGTCTCGCCCCGCACCTGCTCCTCGGTCGTCAGCTGGGCCAGCTCGACGAAAGCCGAGTTGGCCGAGATCACGCGCCCTTCGAGGTCGGTGACGACCAGGCAGTCGGGCGCGTTCTGCACCAGCTTGAGCAGCATCGAGCCGCTCGTCGGCGTCATCTCGGCGGCGGCCTGGGCCTGCACGCGCGACAGCCGCACGAGGAAGTGCGAGACGAGGTCCTGGCGATAGGTCGACACCGCGACCGTGACCTCGCCGCGGCCGTCGGCCAGTTCGGCCCGACCCTCGTCGGCGCGGCCCGTGGCGCGCACGCCGGCCAGCAGCAGGTTCAGCTGCTCGGCGCCGCGCGCCTCGACGCCGGTCGGGAAGGTCAGGCCGACGAGGCTGCCGGAGCCGCCGTCGGCCAGCAGCCGCGCGGCGGCCGGGTTGGCCTCGAGGATCTTCTGCGTCGTCGCGTCGACGACCAGCACGGCCTCCGACGCGACCTGGAACAGGTGGCGATAGCGCGTCTCGGCGTGGCGGAACTTCCAGTAGTCGCGCTCCATCGCCTGCTGCGCCTCGACCAGGCGCTGCTGCAGCGCGGCGACGGCGCGCAGGTCGCGGCCGAAAGCGAGCACGTGGCCGGGCTTGCCGTCGCCGCCGCCCAGCCGCACGGCGACGAACAGCAGCGGCACCTCGCGGTCGCCGGGCAGCACGAAGTTCAGGTGGCGCCAGCGGATCGCACCGACGGCGTCGGGCGCAGCCTCGCGCAGCAGGGCCTCCACCTTGTCGCGGCTCTCGGGCGTGACGATGTCCACCCAGCGCTTGTCGATCCATTCGGCGCCGGCCTCGCGGGCGAAGTCGTCACCGCCGCAGGCGAGGTCGCGCACGACGCCGTGGGCGTCGATGACCAACGTAATGTCGTTCGCAACCGACAGCAGCGACCCGGCCGTCGCGGCGGTCACGCCGCCGAACGTCTTCTCCGGTGCTCCAAACGGTCTCATTCGGAGACCCGCCTTTCAGCTCATAAAAACTGCGTTGATCGAAACAGCAGCACTTTGTTCATGCGGCAGCTTCCCGAAATCCGGACATCGGCGTCGTGTCTTCATCGCCGTCCCGCTTTCGCTGCCACCAGCCGCGAAGCCAGCTCCGGCGCCTCGCGCGCGTCGCGCGCGGTGCCGTCGGCGCCCGCTTCGGCGGCGCGTTCGGGATGGAGGGCAAAGACCGGGCCCCCGACCAGCACCGCCAGCCCGCGGTTGCGGGAAGCGCGGCGCATCATCGTGACGCCCTCACGAAGCCAATCCAGGCGCGCGTCGACACCGACGGACACCCCGACGACGTCGAACCATTCCCGGCGCACCCGGCGCACGGGATCTATCGATCGGCTGTCAAGTTCGCAGACCACCTCCCAGCCGGCGTGACGGAAGAATTCCGCCACCATCGACAGACCGAAGGTGTGCTGCTCACCGGGGGCCGGCAGCAGCAGTGCGCGGCGGCCCTCGACCGGGACATGCAGGTCATGGCCCAGCGAGGGACTCAGCCCTCGCATGATACGGTGCAGGCGTCCGAGCGCGACCGTCACGTCGCTGAACATCACGAGGTCTTGTTCCCACATCTCGCCCAGACGGCGCGCCGCCGGGGCCAGCAGATCTAGATAGATAAGCTCGACGGGAACGCCGCGCTCGCGCAACTGGCCGACCATCTCGAGCCAGCCGGCATCGCCGGGCGCGAGCGTGAACTCGATGAAGCGGTCGAGGTCGTCGGGCTGCAGCGCGGCGTCGGGATCGACACGGGTTCCGCGCGCCAGCAACGGCACGACCTCGCCTTCGATGCTGCGCACCAGGCGGGCCAGGTGCTGCGGCAGATGACTTTCGCAGAGGGCGACCTGATCGCCTTCGACGGTCGACAGCCGATCGACCCTCGCGGCGCAGGCAGCCGGACTCACGACCGGACTCCGGGAGACGGCGCGCAGGCTTCGCGGCGACCTTCGCGCACGCCCGACGCCCCGCGCGCGCAGCGCGTCAGCGAACCGGGTGTTCCGGCGTCGGTCATGCGTACAACTCCCAAGCGCGGGCGAACGGTACCCGCACGACTCAAGGGTAGTGTCAGGTTCGCATGACGTCAACCCCTGTTGACATCAGGGGTGTCCCCGTCTAGATTCTGTGCCATGGGTCACAAGACCAACCTCGATCGCGGACCCACGGCGCCGCGCGTGCCTCCGCTGTACACGCCCGAAGAGCGCATTCGGCGCGACCGCTCGCCCTGGACCATCGTGCAGGGTGTGCTGGCGCCGCTGCAGTTCCTCGTCTTCCTCGTCAGCCTCGTGCTCGTCGTGCGCTACCTGATGACAGGTCAAGGCCACGACGCCGCGACGATCTCGATCGTCGTCAAGACGGTGGTGCTCTACACCATCATGATCACCGGCGCGATCTGGGAGAAGGACGTCTTCGGCGTCTACCTCTTCGCCCCCGCCTTCTACTGGGAAGACGTGTTCAGCATGCTCGTACTGGCACTGCACACGGCCTACCTCGTCGCGCTTACGACTGGCTGGCTTGATGACCGTCAACAAATGTGGCTGGCACTCGCAGCCTACGCGACCTACGTCATTAACGCCGGACAGTTCATCCTTAAGCTGCGGGCCGCGCGATTGAGCGCCCAGTCGGAAGCCTACGCATGAATGCCGTCATCGACATCGCCCCTGCCCCGATGCAGCAGGGCTGTGGCGACGCCCCTGTCCTGCACGAACGCGGGCAGCGTGAGGTGTTCTGCGGTCTCGCGGGCATCGTCTGGCTGCACCGCAAGATCCAGGACGCCTTTTTCCTCGTCGTCGGGTCGCGCACCTGCGCCCACCTGCTGCAGTCGGCTGCCGGCGTGATGATCTTCGCCGAGCCGCGTTTCGCGACGGCGATCATCGACGACCGCGACCTCGCCGGCCTGGCCGACGCCAACGCCGAGCTCGACCGCGTCGTCACGCGCCTGCTCGAACGCCGCCCCGACATCAAGATGCTGTTCCTGGTGGGCTCGTGCCCGTCGGAAGTCATCAAGCTCGACCTGTCGCGTGCCGCCGAGCGCCTGTCGCGCAACTTCTCGCCGCGCGTGCGCATCCTGTCCTATACCGGCAGCGGCATCGACACCACCTTCACGCAAGGCGAGGACACCTGCCTGGCCGCGCTGGTGCCCGAGCTGCCGGCCAGCGAGCAGCGCGCGCTGATGGTCGTCGGCTCGATCGCCGACATCGTCGAGGACCAGTTCCGCCGCGTCTTCGACGGCCTGGGCATCGGCCCGGTGCATTTCTTCCCCGCACGCCACGCCGGCGACATGCCGCCGGTCGGCCCGGGCACGCGCTTCGTGCTCGCCCAGCCCTTCCTGGCCGACACCGCACGGGCGCTCGAGG is a window encoding:
- a CDS encoding NADPH:quinone oxidoreductase family protein — protein: MKAWLCESLDGVAGMHWRELPTPEPAPGEVRVAIRAASLNFPDLLIVEGKYQARPPLPFVPGAEFAGVVEALGEGVTTLAVGQPVAVIGTHGGFATHACVDAGRAIALPPGFALEDAAAFAFTYGTSQHALLDRGALRPGETVLVLGAAGGVGTAALQIAKAVGAHVIAAASGAEKCALCRELGADAVIDYSVENLRDALKALTGGRGPDLVYDPVGGELAEPALRSIAWRGRYLVVGFASGAIPALPWNLALLKGASIVGVFWGEFVRREPQASAAAIGQLARWYAEGRIKPVVGARFALEDLPQAYERMASRRALGKLIVVCGN
- a CDS encoding helix-turn-helix transcriptional regulator translates to MQKIVRGQPPLSPAIARRLLTHFRQGAGPDVAPDSGFVNTTGFTTSRPVPMEKALPEHERLTPRESEVLTYLSKGFTIKEIASLMGIKWFTVNDHIKSIYKKLNVSSRAEAAVLASKQGLV
- a CDS encoding sensor histidine kinase: MTERPAVPGDSSFANSALEPTLGTDLPQHWTGWRRQLLVVLTVLGCLGLLALTRWLAASPALDVVLLGATGAPPTVLSTSVPALEPMVGRAPIALRNADGREVRVDALLNEHSPRWQVDDAVRERVVAQQEALAEVLEGREVFVEFRNGIELPVLARPRGFDGLGLLYWPLTALALAVYLVGAIVLLARPQGRNVVYLFVMLSQAATLLFIAVGSMRGLGLPAGFATVEPLARMVLDLAVGAAVLHAFTQHPRLLPHRQAIAAAGWLPVFVLPVLAHSGALSHVWWWTQGALLAQGAAALATISWSYRIEANPFAAVLRRLGVFTLAAFALVTLGMAAAAGTTGRPGTVAAAGSLVWTLFFTSLLLLVPFLSRSRMALRELAMLAGISTIAVSLDLLFVALFSLGPFTSLTLAVFLALGAYAGARQWILNQTIGSEVLTTERTFEQLYRVARELQKQPSRYSTLVAELLRELFEPLEVLRLERDSPRASVVGGGAALVVPVRSSRGGGRPLSLVLRFARRGQRLFSRDDARLAERVVDQLKRAVAYDQAVERGRNEERLRIAQDLHDDIGARLLTLMYQAQTPEMEDYIRHTLLDLKTLTRGLAAANHRLSHASAEWKADLTQRLTAAQVQLGWSVEFDRDVRLTVVQWSALTRVIRELVTNSLYHGHASRVDLQMALHGTRLTLAVSDDGDGRAPEGWAHGLGLGGVRKRVKLLGGEVRWRENGPRGIVCEVLVPDFQTPDEDG
- a CDS encoding geranylgeranyl diphosphate reductase, with protein sequence MQLETFDVVVVGGGPAGATAATEIARQGRSVLLLDRAGRIKPCGGAIPPRAIRDFGIPDELIVAKALCARMISPTDVKVDIHIENGYVGLVDREQFDEWLRERARQCGAVRRTGTFERIDRDADGCAIVRYRPHEKGERGEGQEAAVRARAIIGADGARSEVARQQISCAHEVEYVFAYHEIIEAPEPGHPDYDPSRCDVYYRGTISPDFYGWVFPHGKTMSVGTGSADKGFSLRNATAKLREDAGLANCKTIRREGAPIPLKPLRCWDNGRDVVLAGDASGVVAPASGEGIYYALAGGRFAAEAVLEMLRTGDAKALAGARRNFMREHGRVFWILGILQRFWYSSDKRRERFVSICKDKDVQQLTFDSYMNKRLTRRKPMAHVRIFFKDIAHLLGLARV
- a CDS encoding BCD family MFS transporter, giving the protein MSAPLAHFGWFTVFRLGLVQACIGAMVVLTTSTLNRIMVVELALPALLPGLLVAVHYMVQMLRPRMGFGSDVGGRRTPWIIGGLAVLGLGAIGAAASVALIPVARVPGIVAAFVSFVVIGLGVGAAGTSLLVLLAQRVAEQRRAPAATIVWMMMILGLAVTAGVAGKLLDPYSPARLMTVMTGVAVLAFVLANLALYRVEGAGRPPAADSEAKPDFRQALAEVWADGDARRFTVFIFVSMLAFSAQDLILEPFAGTVFGFTPGESTSLSGMQHGGVLTGMILVALAGQRLGSLRAWSVGGCLASALCLASLVGAGIVGPGWPFKATVFLLGVANGAFSIAAVGSMMRLAGEGRQGREGVRMGLWGAAQAVAFGLGGVVGTGASDLAHWLLGESSVAYSSVFAAEALLFVVSAFLAAKIDARPRATATPRLFVEPAVAKVE